The genomic interval CTCTTCGACCTCCCGGAGCTCGCCCTCCTCCTGGGCGCGCTCTCGACGTACTGGGCGATCAGCGCGCTCCGCACCCCGATGAAGAGCGCCTCCGCGACGGACCGCACGGCGGCGGGCGGCACCGGGGCGGCCGGGACCGCTGCGGGCACCGGGACGAGAGCCACGGCGGGGGACGTCTCCGGAGCCTCGCCCACCGTGCCCACGCCCGCAGCGCCTCCGAACGTCAGCAGCAGGCAGCAGACCACGGCGGCGGTGAGCGGACTGGTGGCCGCCCTGCTGGCGCTGCTCATCGTGGCGACCACGTACACCGTGCAGCTCGTCTACCGCGACTACTACACGTGCGTGAACGACGCCCTGACCAAGACGGGCGCGGTGTCCTGCAACGACCAGCTGCCGAAGCCGCTGGAGCCGTTCTTCGGCGTCAAGGAGTAGGCGGCTCCGGACGGTCCGCTTCCGGCGCGGGACGGCCTGCGGCGACCTCGGCGGGATCAGCAGAATCGGCGGGGCCGGTCTGACCAGTGGGGCCCGCGGGACCAGCGGGACCAGCGGGACCAGCGGGACCAGCGGGACCAGCGGGACCAGCGGGGAAGTCGGCCATCAGGCCGCCGGAACCCCGCTTCAGGGAGGCCCAACGGGCCTCCCTGAAGTCTTTCCCGTGCCAGTCTTTCCCGTGCCAGTCCTTCCCGTGCCACGGGTCGGTCGGCAGGAAGTCGTACGGCTCGAACCCCGCGTCACCCCTCCCCGCCCCCGGCCCGGCCCCGTCGGCCAGAGCGCCGGACACCGTTTCGGGGGCAGCCCCGGGGGCCGGAACGGCGGACGCGGCGGGTGCCGCGGAACCACCCTGCGCCGCATCGCCGGACGCACCCACCGCCCGCCCCCGCCAGCGCCACGGCACCCACCAGCGGTGCGGACGCCCGATGGCGGCCTGCGCGTCCGCCCCCGCCTTCTCCTCGGACGCCGTCGCTTTCGCTGCCGTTTTCGCTGCCGCCTTCGCCGGTGCCGACTCGGTCACCTGGGGCTCGTCCGCTTCCGGTACGTCCCTGCGCCAGGCCCAGCCCGGGGTGCGCAGGCGCCACAGGCGCAGCAGCAGGACCGCCGGTACGCCGATGCCCGCGGTCCACGCCAGTGCCGCCGGCCCGGCCAGCCACCACACCGGGCCGAACTCCCTCAGCGCCCCGGTGCCGAGCGGCCCGCCGGCCACCGCCATGAGCAGCCCCGTCGCGGCACCGCAGGCCAGCGCGGCGAGCAGCGTCACCAGCACCGTCTCGCGCCGGCTCCACACCTGAGCACGGGGCACGTCGGCGGGCGCGGCCCTGCGGGCGGTGAACCAGGCGACCGCCAGCGCGGCCGCCACCGGCACCGCCAGGGCCGCCCCGCTCAGCAGGGAGCCCGCCTCCTGGTCCGGCACGGCCGCCAGCAGGGGGAAATGCGGTGCCGCCGGAGTCCCGTCGAGGCCCAGCGGGGTGGCGGTGGCTCCCGTGCCGAGCGAGAAGCCGGGCCCGAGCCCGTACGAAGCTCCCCACAGGGCGGCGTTGGGCACGAGCGAGGCGGCCAGCAGGAGCACGGCGAACCGTCCCGGCCAGTCGCCCGCGAGCCCCAGGAACGCCTCCTGCGCCGCCCCCGCGTTCCGGCCGAGCGCCACCGCGACCACCAGCGCGCCACCCCCGAGCAGCACCGTCACGCCCACCGCCGCCGACCGGCACGCCGCCTCGGCCCGGTCCCGGAAGCGTGTCCGCGCGATCGCCTCCTGAAGCACCAGGGGAGACCAGGACGGCAGGGGCCCGAGTGGCCGCCCGGCCGCCGTCCACACCCCGGCCGCCGCCGCACCGGCCACCACGAGCGCCACCGGGAACACCAGCGTGTCCGGGTCCGGGCGCAGCGAACCGCCGCGCGCACCGGCCGCCGCCCCCGCCACGACCAGCAGGTATCCCGCGGTCACCGCGCAGAACACGCCCGCCTGCGAAGGCCTGGGCCGCCCCTCCTCCGCCTCCGCCGCATCGCGCGCCGCGCGGTGCGCCAGCCAGACCGGGCCCACCGCGAGCAGCAGCGGCACCATGGAGACGGGGGCGGGAACGCCGCTCAGCGTGTCGGGCCGCACGAGTCCCGCGCCGTGCGCGAGCAGCCATACCCCGGCCCCCGCGCGCAGCGCACCGCCCGGCCCGCTGTCGGGATACGGGGAGCTGATCCACAACACCATGACCAGTACCGTCAGCGACCCGAGGCCGAGCCCGGCGGCGACGGCTCCCCGCACCAGGGCGGAGGCCAGGGCGAGGGTGCGGTTCCGCTCGGCCGTCGCCTTCGGGCTGCGTTGCGTCATCTGGGTCACGCGGCCCATGCTGCCAACGACACGCGCTTATTTCGCGTAACGCGCGAACAGCCGTTGTGTCGCCCAATATACGTTTATGTACTTTTTTACTCAGTGCGGCGTTGCCGGGGGTCGGCCATGACCCGGAGCACGACCGACGAGGCCGCCGCGCCGCAGCTGCCCTCCCCCAAGGAGCGCCGCAGACTGCGCGAGGCGAAGTCGCTGAGCGAGGAGCAGGTAGCGGCGGCGGTCGGCGTCACACGCGCCACCGTGCGCTCCTGGGAGACGGGGCGCACGAGCCCGCGCGGACGCAAGCGCGCGCTGTACGCGAAGCTCATCGCCCCCGAA from Streptomyces sp. CA-278952 carries:
- a CDS encoding cell division protein PerM; this translates as MTQRSPKATAERNRTLALASALVRGAVAAGLGLGSLTVLVMVLWISSPYPDSGPGGALRAGAGVWLLAHGAGLVRPDTLSGVPAPVSMVPLLLAVGPVWLAHRAARDAAEAEEGRPRPSQAGVFCAVTAGYLLVVAGAAAGARGGSLRPDPDTLVFPVALVVAGAAAAGVWTAAGRPLGPLPSWSPLVLQEAIARTRFRDRAEAACRSAAVGVTVLLGGGALVVAVALGRNAGAAQEAFLGLAGDWPGRFAVLLLAASLVPNAALWGASYGLGPGFSLGTGATATPLGLDGTPAAPHFPLLAAVPDQEAGSLLSGAALAVPVAAALAVAWFTARRAAPADVPRAQVWSRRETVLVTLLAALACGAATGLLMAVAGGPLGTGALREFGPVWWLAGPAALAWTAGIGVPAVLLLRLWRLRTPGWAWRRDVPEADEPQVTESAPAKAAAKTAAKATASEEKAGADAQAAIGRPHRWWVPWRWRGRAVGASGDAAQGGSAAPAASAVPAPGAAPETVSGALADGAGPGAGRGDAGFEPYDFLPTDPWHGKDWHGKDWHGKDFREARWASLKRGSGGLMADFPAGPAGPAGPAGPAGPAGPAGPTGQTGPADSADPAEVAAGRPAPEADRPEPPTP